The sequence AGAGACGCTGCGCTTCTATGAAACGCTACTCGGGGAATTGGGCGAGACCCACGGCGGGGCTTTCCGGGTCAAGACGCTTTCGGTTCCGCATCCGGCCCGCCGCGGCAAGCCGGTCGAGATCCGGCTCGTTCTAAGCGCCGCCTGTGACGCCTGCGGCGGGCCCTGGGCCGTCACGCGCTCCGTCCGCGCCGGCCTGAAATGTACTAGACTCGAAGCCCGGCTTCGCTGCCGGCGCTGCGGCGCCGGGCACGAAATCGGTTTCTGCCTGCCCGAGCTTTAATAGACGATTTCGTTGCGGTTATCGATTTCTCATCCCAATTCCGGGGAAATAGGCAGTTCGGGGTGTCGGCCAACGGCGAAATCGCAAGGGCGGCGACTTTTTCCACAACTCTCTGAGGGAAGCCAGCGGCCGCCGAGGACTGTTTGAGCACGCGACCTTCTGACGGAATCGAAACGGAGTGGGTGGTCTCCCAAATCGGGAGATCTCGAATGCGGAGTTCCGAGGCGCCGAAGAGAGCTGTGGGAAAAGGCGAGAAGAGCCCGAAGCCGCCGGGCCGGCACTTCGAACCGGCCACCCCGGAATTGGGAATCGGCTCCGTTAAAGCCCGGAGGCAGTCAAGGCCTGCTTCATCTTGCCCAGGAAGACGTCCTTGTTTTCGAATCCCACGCCGCGCAGCTCCGTGATCTCCGTTCCGTCGGGCTTCAGCCAGATGAGCGTCGGCGCCCCCTTGGCGGCGAACTTCTCGTAGAAGGCCTTGACCTTCTCGTCGCCGTTGCGGGTCAGGTCGGCCCGTAACATGATGAACTTGTCGGCCATGGCGATGATCTCGGCTTGGGAATAGGTCTTTTTATCCAGCTCGTGGCAAGCGATGCACCAGTCAGCCGTCGAGTCGATGAAGACCGGCTTGCCCGACTTGAGCGCGTCGGCCAGGGCTTCCTCGGAATAGGGAATCCAGTTGATGACGTCGAGCTTGATCTGCCCGCCGGCCGCGGCCAGGGCCTGCAGCCGGGTGTTCAACTGCTCGTCCGTGTAGCCGCGGATGCCGTTGACTGCGAAGACGAGGGCCAGGACGAGAAAGATCACGCCGAAGACGTTGCGAACGAAGGGGAAGACCTTGCCCATGCTCTTGGTCGGCTCGATCCAGGCCAGGTAGATCCCGGCCACCAGCGCGGTCAGGGCCACGGAGAGGTGGTAGTAGATCGGGTTCGGCATCAGCGACTTGACGAAGTAGAAGGCCATGCCGACCAGGATGAAGCCGAAAACCCGCCGGACCCAGACCATCCAGGCGCCCGAGCGCGGGATCTTGTTGATGCTGCCGGAGAAGATGCCGAGCAAAAGGAACGGCACGCCCAGGCCCATGGCCAGGACGAAGAAGAGCGAAAAGCCCAGGAGCACGTTGCGCGTGTTGCCGACGTAGGTCAGCAAGCCGAGGACGAACGGGCCGATGCACGGCGCGGCGATGATGCCGACCGTCAGGCCCATGAAGAAGGTGCCGAAGTAGCCCTTCTTGGACGTGCCCGCGGCCTTGTTCAGGAAGGCCGGCATACGGAACTCGTAGACGTCGAACATGCTGAGCGAAAGGAGAATCATAACCAGGGCGATGGCGATGAGAACCGGCGGGTAGGTCAGGGCCGCGCCGAACAGGCTGCCGGTGAAAGCGGCAACCACCCCGAGGATGGAATAGGTCATAGCCATGCCCAGGACGTAGACGAACGAATGAAGGACGACACCGCCTTTCTTGCCTTCGGCCTGGCCGCCGAAATAGCTGATGGTGATCGGGATCAGCGGGTAGATGCAGGGAGTCAGGTTCAGGGCCAGTCCGCCCACAAAGACCAGCAGAAAGGTCAGCAGCAGGCCTTGACCGCCGAAGTTGATGCCGCCCGCCGGTTTGACCGCGGCCGGGGCCGGTGTCGCGGGAACGGCGGCTTTCACTTCGGGGGATTTCTTCTCGTCCACGGTGGGAGAAACGGTTTGAGTCTCTGCCTTTCCAGCGTCGGGATTAGTCGTCGGCGGCGTCGTCGTTGCGGGAACGACCTGTTTTTCGGTGGGCTTGTCGACAGGCTTCTTGTCCTCGGGCTTCGCGATCGAAGGATTCACCGCCGCGGGCGCGCCGCCCACGACAGGGAGAGCCTTTTTGAAGGCGGCGTCGGTCGGCGGCTGGCAGGACTGGTCGTCGCAAGCTTGATATCCGAACGTGCCTTCGACGACGAGCTCCCGGCCGGCGAAATCAGCGGCCAGGTTGACCTCGACCTGGACCTTGATGGTGCCCTCGAAAATCGATAGCGGATTGTCCGAGAACGAGAATTTCTTGTTCTGGGCCATAGGGAAGCTGATCTTGCCGAACGTGACACCCTTGCGCGGCTTGAAGTCGAGTGTGGACCCAATGAGGTAGGCCTCGGAGGGCTGGTCGGAGTTGATATGGTACGGCGCCCGGATGCCGACTTCGAGGTCGAGGATCGTCGTGCCGCCGGCCTTGAGCGGGGACGCGGGGGCCAGAACGACCGCTTTGACGATGGGCTCCTCGGTCCGGGCCGAGAGCGGGCTTGCGGATAGAACAAGGGGGAGAATCAGGGCTATGGCGAGGGCGAGCTTTCTCATGGCGACTCCTTCATGAGCGATCGGCAGCGCAACTGGGTTACTATAGACGGCTTCCCTCTCGAAGTCAACGCGCAAATCGGCGAGGCCCATTGTAATCAACAGGTTAAATGAAGTTGGCAGCCGCTATTCTTCAGGGATGACAAGCCCGGGCGATCGTGATACTTTGTCCCCCGGACTCAACTTCAAGGAGACGCCCATGGCCCTCATCGACGACATCCGAGCCTATGCCGGCTCGATCGGCGCGGAATGCAAGGACAAGCACGGCAAGGGCGAGCTGACCCGCCTGGTGGCCGAACGGAAGGCGTTTTTGTCCAAGAAGAAGCTCGTCTATTCGGCCAAGTTCGAGATCGACGAAACGGCCAAGACGATCTCCTTCGTGGAGATGCTCAAAGAGTCGGGCGCCGGGCTGGACGGCGGCTCCGGCTTCCAGACCGAAACCTATAAAACCGGCGCCAAGACGCGCCAGGGGATGATCGCGGAGCAATCGGTTCTCTTCGGCAAGACCTACGTCTACCAGTTCGAGTTCGGCAAAGTCCCGGCCGAAATCCGCCGGCTGGCCGAGGCGGCCGGGTATCGGTTCATTCCCGCCTGACCATCCATGCTGCCTACCGACAAAGGCCACGCCCTGCGGGCCGAATACATGGCCCGCATCAATCGGGTCATCGACCACATCGACAAGCACATCGGCGAGCCGCTGCGGCTCGAGGACCTAGCCAGGGTGGCCAACTTCTCCCCCTTCCACTTCCACCGCGTCTTCGGCGCCCTGGTCGGCGAGACGGTCAACTCCTGGGTCCAACGGCGGCGGGGCGAGATGGCCGCGGCCGCCTTGCTCGCCAACGCGGCCACCCCGATCACGACGATCGCCATCGATTACGGCTATTTGGGCTCGGACGCCTTCGCCCGGGCCTTCCGCGACCGCTTCGGGATGAGCGCCTCGGAATGGCGGACCGGGGGAGCCGAAGAATGGCGCAAGAATCGTCAAACGGACCGCAAGGACGGCCAAGCGGGAGACGGGGCCTCCGGGTATGATGGCGGCGAAATCACCGCTACCAGGAGGCCCTTCATGGACAAATCGAAGTTCAAGGTCGAAGTCAGGGAAGCGCCGGAGATGACGGTCGCCTACGCCCGCCATATCGGGCCGTTCCAGGGCATGGGCGAGGCGTTCCAGAAGCTGATGCGCTGGGCCGGGCCGCGCGGGCTGCTTCGCTTCCCCCAGACCAAGGTGCTGGGCGTCTATCATGACAGCCCGGAAATCACGGAGACGGACAAGCTCCGCTCGGACGCCTGCATCACCGTGCCCGCCGAGACCAAGGTCGACGGCGAGATCGGCAAGATGACCATCCCCGGCGGGCTGTTCGCGGTGGCCCACGCCGAGATCGCCCCGGACGAGTTCGGCCAGGCTTGGGACGCGCTGATGCGCGATTGGTTTCCCGAGAGCGGCTACCAGCCGGACGATCGGCTCTGCTACGAGCTCTATCTCAACGAGCCGCAGAACCATCCCGAAGGCAAGTTCATCATCGAGATCCACGAGCCGATCCGGCCGCTGTGATCGTCGCTCTAGGGGGGGGACCCGCACCGAAAGCTCGAAACTGCGCGGTGCGGGATGCCCTCTTTCAATCGATCCGAGAAATGGTTTCTTAGAAGTCAAAAATCCGATATCATAGCGCCCGGGAGGGGCTCATGAACAAGAAAATCGCCTTTCTTTTTGTTTTCATCGCCGCCCTGACGTGGTCGGCCTTCGCCCAGCAGCCGCCCAGCGACGATTCGTTGAAAGCGCCGCGCCTGACGACCAAGGCCGACCAGAAGATGCTCGTGGTCGAGGCTAAGGGCGACCCCAACACCGCGGGCCAAGCGGCCTTCGGGCTCCTGTTCAAGACGTTCTTCAGCCTGCCCGGCGTCCAGATGGCCCCGCCGCGAGCCCGCTGGTCCAGCCCCGACTTCGGCCAAGACTCCAAATCCGAGTGGGTCGGGTATTACGCCCTGCCGCTGCCCGAATCCGTCACCGGGCTGCCCGCGGGGTTGCAGGGCGTCAAGATCGAGGTTTGGAAGTACGGCGAAGTGGCCGAGGTTCTCTATCTCGGCCCTTACGATAAAGAGGCGCCGACCATAGCAGCTTTGCACAAGTTCATCGCCGACAAAGGCTATGGGATCGCGGGTATGCACGAGGAAGAGTATCTCGTCGGCCCCGGCATGGGCAACACTCCGCCCGAAGCCTACCGGACGATCATCCGGTACCAGATCAAGAAGAAGTAGCTGCGAGAGGCCGCCGCCCGGATCACTTCCCGAAGATTTCGGGCAGGTTTTTGATCCGATACTCGCGATAGACGGAATAGTCTCCGCTCGACTCGACCGTGCCGAAGCCGGTGGAGAAGAAGAGCGCTCGATTAAAGTCCGGGCCGAGCGGGGGGATCAGCGCATAGAGATATTCGCCCTTTGCGTGTTTCGTTCTACGTCTTCAATTCCCTTTTCGTTGCGAAGTCTAGGCCAGAATCTTCAGCCCCTGAAAGTTATTCGTATAAAACCCCCTATCCCGGGTTAATAACGCATCCGCCTGGATAAGGGCATGGGCGCCGATCAGGAAATCGGGGATGATTCGCGATCGGTCCGGCTGCAGACCGCCACATGACGAACAAACGGGTTTTTCGGATTTCTCGCCATACTTGCGCCACAAGATTCCCGCCAAATGAATCGCCCTTGGCTCGAAATGGGACACCCGGATTCCGGATTCTCCCAAGAAGGCTTGAACATCATCGGCCGCGGAGAACTGGCCCGCCAGCTCCGCGACGACGATTTCGCAGACGACGAGACGTCCTTTGGCGTTATAGGCATCCAGCGCGGTTTTCGAAGCTTCTGCGTGAGGCGATCCCGATATCAAGACATCCAAAAGAATATTCGTATCGACTGCCGTGATCACCGCCCTCGCATCTCCTCGATCATTTCATCGACCGTCTTTCCGGAGGGATTCTTGATATAACCGACCCACTTGTCGAAGGGGGATTCGAGGACGGCTTTCTTGATGCGGAAAACACCATCCTCTTCGATGAAATAGACCGCTTCGCCTTCGGAAATTCCCATCCGATCCCGTACTTTTTTAGGTATCGTGATTTGGCCTTTGGAAGTCAACTTGGCGGTGTACATTTTAATATTTCCTTACTTATAATGTAAGGATTATGAACCCAATTGTCAAGACTAGCTAATTCAAGATTAATTCATTGGAAATATGAATAATTGATTGGCCGTGTTTTTTTATTAAAACGGCCACAAGACGAACACGGCCAGATCCCAGGCCGTGTGGCTGACGGCGACAAGCAGAATCGAACCCGTCTTCATGTAGAGAAAGCCCCAAAACAATCCGCAGACACCCGCCGCGAGAACCAACATGACGTTGCCGCTGGCGGCATGGACCAGCGCATAAAGCCCGGCGACCGCAAGAAATCCCGGCCAACGGCCGAAGCGGGTCTGCCAGCGACGCTGGAGATATGCCCGCCAGAAGATCTCCTCCCCCGGCCCGATGAGGAGTGCCATCAGCAGAATGACGCGCGCGACGGGAATGCCAGCTTTGAAACCGTAGACGCGCCCGATGTCCGCCGCGGCGAACGGAAAGA is a genomic window of Candidatus Aminicenantes bacterium containing:
- a CDS encoding thioredoxin family protein yields the protein MRKLALAIALILPLVLSASPLSARTEEPIVKAVVLAPASPLKAGGTTILDLEVGIRAPYHINSDQPSEAYLIGSTLDFKPRKGVTFGKISFPMAQNKKFSFSDNPLSIFEGTIKVQVEVNLAADFAGRELVVEGTFGYQACDDQSCQPPTDAAFKKALPVVGGAPAAVNPSIAKPEDKKPVDKPTEKQVVPATTTPPTTNPDAGKAETQTVSPTVDEKKSPEVKAAVPATPAPAAVKPAGGINFGGQGLLLTFLLVFVGGLALNLTPCIYPLIPITISYFGGQAEGKKGGVVLHSFVYVLGMAMTYSILGVVAAFTGSLFGAALTYPPVLIAIALVMILLSLSMFDVYEFRMPAFLNKAAGTSKKGYFGTFFMGLTVGIIAAPCIGPFVLGLLTYVGNTRNVLLGFSLFFVLAMGLGVPFLLLGIFSGSINKIPRSGAWMVWVRRVFGFILVGMAFYFVKSLMPNPIYYHLSVALTALVAGIYLAWIEPTKSMGKVFPFVRNVFGVIFLVLALVFAVNGIRGYTDEQLNTRLQALAAAGGQIKLDVINWIPYSEEALADALKSGKPVFIDSTADWCIACHELDKKTYSQAEIIAMADKFIMLRADLTRNGDEKVKAFYEKFAAKGAPTLIWLKPDGTEITELRGVGFENKDVFLGKMKQALTASGL
- a CDS encoding CPBP family intramembrane metalloprotease; protein product: MTESSPAGRTLSMKAADWLPAILAAVLFVPLFIWRRVGPLDFWWWMSAAIVLLVGLGAALDRDYLPGLRRDAANRCGRKVALGLLAAAALYGVFWLGNEASRLLFPFAAADIGRVYGFKAGIPVARVILLMALLIGPGEEIFWRAYLQRRWQTRFGRWPGFLAVAGLYALVHAASGNVMLVLAAGVCGLFWGFLYMKTGSILLVAVSHTAWDLAVFVLWPF
- a CDS encoding AbrB/MazE/SpoVT family DNA-binding domain-containing protein, giving the protein MYTAKLTSKGQITIPKKVRDRMGISEGEAVYFIEEDGVFRIKKAVLESPFDKWVGYIKNPSGKTVDEMIEEMRGR
- a CDS encoding GyrI-like domain-containing protein produces the protein MNKKIAFLFVFIAALTWSAFAQQPPSDDSLKAPRLTTKADQKMLVVEAKGDPNTAGQAAFGLLFKTFFSLPGVQMAPPRARWSSPDFGQDSKSEWVGYYALPLPESVTGLPAGLQGVKIEVWKYGEVAEVLYLGPYDKEAPTIAALHKFIADKGYGIAGMHEEEYLVGPGMGNTPPEAYRTIIRYQIKKK
- a CDS encoding PIN domain-containing protein, producing MITAVDTNILLDVLISGSPHAEASKTALDAYNAKGRLVVCEIVVAELAGQFSAADDVQAFLGESGIRVSHFEPRAIHLAGILWRKYGEKSEKPVCSSCGGLQPDRSRIIPDFLIGAHALIQADALLTRDRGFYTNNFQGLKILA
- a CDS encoding ribonucleoside-triphosphate reductase, giving the protein MALIDDIRAYAGSIGAECKDKHGKGELTRLVAERKAFLSKKKLVYSAKFEIDETAKTISFVEMLKESGAGLDGGSGFQTETYKTGAKTRQGMIAEQSVLFGKTYVYQFEFGKVPAEIRRLAEAAGYRFIPA
- a CDS encoding AraC family transcriptional regulator, with the translated sequence MLPTDKGHALRAEYMARINRVIDHIDKHIGEPLRLEDLARVANFSPFHFHRVFGALVGETVNSWVQRRRGEMAAAALLANAATPITTIAIDYGYLGSDAFARAFRDRFGMSASEWRTGGAEEWRKNRQTDRKDGQAGDGASGYDGGEITATRRPFMDKSKFKVEVREAPEMTVAYARHIGPFQGMGEAFQKLMRWAGPRGLLRFPQTKVLGVYHDSPEITETDKLRSDACITVPAETKVDGEIGKMTIPGGLFAVAHAEIAPDEFGQAWDALMRDWFPESGYQPDDRLCYELYLNEPQNHPEGKFIIEIHEPIRPL